In Nostoc sp. CENA543, a single genomic region encodes these proteins:
- a CDS encoding NAD-binding protein: MGQNVINADTFLVCGLGNLGQYCVLSLKEFGVTVNAIEAVNRQSWEIPGLPDAIDNLVIGDCCQTKILEQAQIRQCRAILMVTSDERVNIAGAFAARSLNPDIRLVIRSSQENLNDLLSASLGNFVAFEATQLPSKSFALAALGSETTGFFTLENYFLKVMQVSIDVGHRWRNCWQIYELNTSHRRILTHNRAGESPTQTFYQWDADAVIHPGDIITYIEATENLVYRSQKPANHIKHLWLTVLSTITKTNLREQLIQFWVESSQTRRVALMSCLVMVSLFFGGAFLYKLQYPQLSWQSALNISLILSLGGYGDIFGGIEQSFPIAWWLHLFSIAQTVAGTVFVGILYAVMTERILAARFQFSIRHLPIPKSDHVVLIGLGRVGKLVAHLLQELKQPLVGVHPHDIDPSLLPPIPLIVGNIKNALHRVNLATAKSVVVVTDDEVTNLEIALMTYAVNPKACIVIRTVDPRFSQNIARLLPHARVLGVYELAAEAFVGAAFGENILNLFRLHNQTTLVTEYRIETNDTLNGRLLAEIAYGYGVVPILHARNSQRTPKFMPSDDLRLVVGDRLVVLATIEGLQRVERGTMLPRQCLVQVEKAVSQEAVFEGAALISRISGCDMYLARTLMNQLPATLQYPLYKHQAHRLVNELTKCQVSAHILEKGVGV, encoded by the coding sequence ATGGGACAAAATGTCATCAATGCCGACACTTTCTTGGTGTGTGGTTTGGGCAATTTGGGGCAATATTGCGTATTATCTCTCAAGGAGTTTGGGGTAACAGTTAACGCGATTGAGGCGGTTAATCGTCAAAGCTGGGAAATCCCTGGCTTACCGGATGCAATTGACAACTTAGTCATCGGTGATTGTTGTCAAACTAAAATACTGGAACAGGCGCAAATTCGCCAATGTCGAGCCATTCTGATGGTAACAAGTGATGAGCGCGTTAACATTGCTGGGGCTTTTGCAGCGCGATCGCTCAATCCCGATATCCGGCTTGTCATTCGTTCCTCCCAAGAAAACCTCAATGATTTACTCAGTGCAAGTTTGGGTAATTTTGTCGCCTTTGAAGCTACGCAGTTACCCTCTAAAAGTTTTGCTTTAGCCGCTTTGGGGAGTGAAACCACGGGCTTTTTTACTTTAGAAAATTATTTTCTCAAAGTAATGCAAGTTTCTATTGATGTGGGACATCGTTGGCGCAATTGTTGGCAAATTTACGAACTCAACACCAGTCATCGCCGCATCCTCACCCACAACCGAGCCGGGGAATCCCCAACGCAGACATTCTATCAATGGGATGCAGATGCTGTCATCCACCCAGGAGATATAATCACTTACATTGAAGCTACGGAAAATCTAGTTTATCGCTCGCAAAAACCAGCTAATCATATCAAGCATCTTTGGCTGACTGTATTGTCAACTATCACCAAGACAAATCTGCGTGAGCAGCTGATTCAATTTTGGGTAGAGAGTAGCCAAACTCGTCGTGTAGCTTTGATGAGTTGTTTAGTGATGGTGAGTTTATTTTTTGGCGGCGCATTCCTTTATAAACTGCAATATCCCCAACTAAGTTGGCAATCTGCCCTAAATATCTCATTAATTCTTAGTTTAGGGGGTTATGGTGATATATTTGGCGGCATAGAACAGTCATTTCCGATTGCTTGGTGGCTACATTTATTCAGCATTGCTCAGACTGTAGCTGGTACGGTATTTGTCGGGATTCTCTATGCAGTAATGACTGAGCGTATCTTAGCTGCTAGATTTCAGTTTTCTATCCGTCATTTACCCATACCTAAATCAGATCATGTGGTGTTGATTGGTTTGGGAAGAGTAGGAAAACTAGTGGCACACCTCCTGCAAGAATTAAAACAACCCTTGGTAGGAGTCCACCCCCATGATATAGACCCCAGTTTACTGCCACCCATACCCTTAATTGTGGGTAACATCAAAAATGCTTTACATAGAGTCAATCTGGCCACTGCTAAAAGTGTAGTTGTGGTGACAGATGATGAGGTGACAAACTTAGAAATTGCCTTGATGACCTATGCAGTCAATCCCAAAGCCTGCATCGTCATTCGCACCGTTGACCCGCGTTTTAGTCAGAATATTGCCAGATTACTACCTCATGCGAGGGTTTTGGGAGTATACGAACTAGCGGCTGAAGCTTTTGTGGGTGCGGCTTTTGGAGAAAATATTCTCAATCTCTTTCGTCTACACAACCAAACTACTTTAGTTACCGAATATCGAATTGAAACTAACGATACTCTCAATGGGCGATTATTAGCAGAAATTGCCTATGGTTATGGAGTAGTACCGATTCTTCACGCGAGAAATAGCCAGCGCACACCGAAGTTTATGCCCTCTGATGATCTTAGGTTAGTTGTAGGCGATCGCTTAGTAGTTCTAGCTACTATTGAAGGACTACAGCGAGTAGAACGGGGGACTATGTTACCCCGTCAATGCTTAGTGCAAGTAGAAAAAGCCGTGTCGCAAGAAGCAGTTTTTGAAGGTGCAGCCTTAATTTCCCGCATATCTGGCTGTGATATGTATCTTGCTCGCACCTTGATGAATCAATTACCCGCCACTCTACAGTATCCTCTCTACAAACACCAAGCCCACCGCCTAGTTAATGAGTTAACGAAATGCCAAGTATCGGCTCATATTCTTGAAAAGGGTGTAGGGGTATAA
- the psbA gene encoding photosystem II q(b) protein has protein sequence MTATLQQRKSANVWEQFCNWITSTNNRLYIGWFGVLMIPTLLAATTCFIIAFIAAPPVDIDGIREPVAGSLIYGNNIISGAVVPSSNAIGLHFYPIWEAASLDEWLYNGGPYQLVIFHFLIGVFCYLGREWELSYRLGMRPWICLAFSAPVAAATAVFLIYPIGQGSFSDGMPLGISGTFNFMIVFQAEHNILMHPFHMLGVAGVFGGSLFSAMHGSLVTSSLVRETTENESQNYGYKFGQEEETYNIVAAHGYFGRLIFQYASFNNSRSLHFFLAAWPVIGIWFTALGVSTMAFNLNGFNFNQSVIDSQGRVINTWADIINRANLGMEVMHERNAHNFPLDLAAGEVAPVAISAPAING, from the coding sequence ATGACAGCAACCTTACAACAGCGCAAAAGCGCAAACGTATGGGAGCAGTTCTGCAACTGGATCACCAGCACCAACAACCGCCTATACATCGGCTGGTTCGGCGTATTAATGATCCCCACCCTGCTAGCTGCAACCACCTGCTTCATCATCGCCTTCATCGCTGCACCTCCAGTAGACATCGATGGTATTCGCGAACCCGTTGCAGGTTCCTTAATCTACGGAAACAACATCATCTCCGGTGCAGTTGTTCCTTCTTCTAACGCGATTGGTTTACACTTCTACCCCATCTGGGAAGCAGCATCCTTAGACGAGTGGTTGTACAACGGTGGCCCATACCAATTGGTAATCTTCCACTTCCTGATCGGCGTATTCTGCTACCTCGGTCGTGAATGGGAACTATCCTACCGCTTAGGAATGCGTCCTTGGATCTGCCTAGCATTCTCCGCACCAGTAGCAGCAGCAACCGCAGTATTCCTCATCTACCCCATCGGACAAGGTTCCTTCTCTGATGGTATGCCCTTGGGAATCAGTGGAACATTCAACTTCATGATCGTGTTCCAAGCAGAACACAACATCCTAATGCACCCCTTCCACATGTTAGGTGTGGCTGGTGTATTCGGTGGTAGCTTGTTCTCCGCAATGCACGGTTCCTTGGTAACTTCTTCCTTAGTTCGTGAAACCACCGAAAACGAATCCCAAAACTACGGATACAAATTCGGACAAGAAGAAGAAACCTACAACATCGTAGCTGCACACGGTTACTTCGGTCGCTTAATCTTCCAATACGCGTCCTTCAACAACAGCCGTTCCTTGCACTTCTTCCTAGCTGCATGGCCTGTAATCGGCATCTGGTTCACAGCATTGGGCGTAAGCACAATGGCGTTCAACCTCAACGGCTTCAACTTCAACCAATCAGTGATTGACTCCCAAGGTCGCGTCATCAACACCTGGGCTGACATCATCAACCGCGCTAACTTGGGTATGGAAGTAATGCACGAGCGTAACGCTCACAACTTCCCCTTAGACTTGGCTGCTGGTGAAGTTGCTCCTGTTGCTATCAGCGCGCCTGCTATCAACGGTTAA
- the aroC gene encoding chorismate synthase — MGNTFGHLFRITTFGESHGGGVGVVIDGCPPRLEISAEEIQVELDRRRPGQSKITTPRKEADTCEILSGVFEGKTLGTPISILVRNKDTRPQDYDEMAQKYRPSHADATYDAKYGIRNWQGGGRSSARETIGRVAAGAIAKKILRQVANVEVIGYVKRIKDLEGVVDPNTVTLDEVESNIVRCPDGDCATKMIELIEQTGRQGDSIGGVVECVARNVPKGLGEPVFDKLEADIAKAVMSLPASKGFEIGSGFAGTLLTGIEHNDEFYIDENGEIRTVTNRSGGIQGGISNGENIILRVAFKPTATIRKEQKTVTREGEETLLAAKGRHDPCVLPRAVPMVEAMVALVLCDHLLRHHGQCKML; from the coding sequence ATGGGCAATACTTTTGGACATCTATTTCGGATCACTACTTTTGGCGAGTCTCACGGCGGAGGCGTGGGGGTTGTGATTGATGGTTGTCCTCCGCGACTGGAAATTTCGGCTGAAGAAATTCAAGTAGAGTTAGATAGAAGACGACCAGGACAAAGTAAAATTACTACTCCCCGTAAGGAAGCAGACACTTGTGAGATTTTGTCTGGGGTGTTTGAAGGTAAAACCCTGGGGACACCAATCTCGATTTTGGTGCGAAACAAAGATACTCGTCCCCAAGACTATGACGAGATGGCGCAAAAGTATCGTCCTTCCCACGCGGATGCTACCTATGATGCAAAGTATGGGATTCGCAATTGGCAAGGTGGGGGCAGGTCGTCAGCCCGTGAGACAATAGGGAGAGTAGCAGCAGGTGCGATCGCTAAAAAAATTCTCCGTCAAGTTGCGAATGTCGAGGTTATCGGTTACGTCAAGCGCATCAAGGATTTAGAGGGTGTAGTTGACCCCAACACCGTCACGTTAGATGAAGTAGAAAGCAATATTGTGCGCTGTCCTGATGGGGATTGCGCGACCAAAATGATTGAATTAATTGAGCAAACTGGTAGACAAGGTGATTCTATCGGTGGTGTGGTGGAATGTGTGGCGCGCAATGTTCCCAAAGGTTTGGGTGAGCCTGTATTTGATAAATTGGAAGCTGATATTGCTAAAGCTGTGATGTCTCTCCCTGCAAGTAAAGGTTTTGAAATTGGTTCAGGTTTTGCTGGGACGCTATTAACAGGAATTGAACATAACGACGAATTTTATATAGATGAAAATGGGGAAATTCGCACCGTAACTAATCGTTCTGGTGGAATTCAAGGCGGTATTTCTAATGGGGAAAATATCATTTTGCGAGTTGCATTTAAGCCTACGGCTACCATTAGAAAGGAGCAAAAAACAGTGACGCGAGAGGGTGAAGAAACATTATTAGCAGCGAAGGGAAGACATGATCCCTGTGTTTTACCCCGTGCAGTTCCAATGGTAGAGGCAATGGTGGCGTTAGTTTTGTGCGACCATTTGTTACGCCATCATGGTCAGTGTAAGATGCTGTAA
- a CDS encoding SemiSWEET family sugar transporter, translating into MNFITILGLAAATLTTIAFLPQVLQTWRTKSAKDVSYTMLITFMSGLFLWLMYGIYLQAWPIIFANGTTLALNFVILWLKIKYR; encoded by the coding sequence ATGAATTTCATTACAATTTTAGGGTTAGCAGCCGCTACATTAACCACCATTGCTTTCTTACCACAAGTCTTGCAAACATGGCGGACAAAATCAGCAAAAGATGTATCATACACTATGCTGATTACCTTTATGAGTGGTCTATTTTTGTGGTTAATGTATGGAATTTATCTCCAAGCTTGGCCAATTATTTTCGCTAACGGCACAACTTTAGCTCTCAACTTTGTAATTCTGTGGCTTAAAATTAAATATAGATAA
- a CDS encoding radical SAM protein, with amino-acid sequence MTSSLFTAERLLFTPATPENNAIPLIFAFPNEYTVGITSLGYQVVWATLAMRNDVQVSRLFTDTSESLPRRPEILGFSISWELDYVNILNLLESLEIPIRANNRDDSHPIVFGGGPVLTANPEPFADFFDVVLLGDGENLLGNFIEAYKEVRNASRQTQLQALAQVPGIYIPSLYTVEYQDLDGEISSIQPISSEIPAVVQKQTYRGNTLSASTVVTEKAAWENIFMVEVVRSCPEMCRFCLASYLTLPFRTASLESSLIPAIEKGLQVTNRLGLLGASVTQHPEFETLLDYISQPKYDDVRLSIASVRTNTVTEQLAKTLAKRDTRSLTIAVESGSEKLRQIINKKLHNDEIIQAAINAKAGGLTGLKLYGMVGIPGEEPEDLEATVTMMRSVKKAAPGLRLTFGCSTFVPKSHTPFQWFGVNRQAEKRLQRLQKQLKPQGIDFRPESYNWSIIQALISRGDRRISQLLELTRNFGDSLGSYKRAFKELKGKIPDLDYYVHNNWSHQQILPWSHLQGPLPQSTLLKHLAEATSHNNFGF; translated from the coding sequence GTGACATCTTCTTTATTTACTGCTGAACGCCTGTTATTTACCCCTGCTACGCCGGAAAACAACGCCATACCACTGATATTCGCTTTCCCTAATGAGTATACAGTAGGTATCACTAGCTTGGGCTATCAGGTAGTTTGGGCAACTTTGGCGATGCGTAATGATGTGCAGGTGAGTCGTTTATTTACTGACACGTCCGAATCACTTCCTAGACGGCCGGAAATTTTGGGATTTTCGATTTCTTGGGAATTAGATTATGTAAATATTTTAAATCTATTGGAATCTCTAGAAATTCCTATTAGAGCAAATAACCGTGATGATTCTCATCCTATAGTTTTCGGTGGTGGCCCAGTTCTCACGGCTAACCCTGAACCTTTTGCGGATTTTTTTGATGTCGTTTTATTAGGAGATGGGGAAAATTTATTAGGGAATTTTATAGAAGCTTATAAAGAAGTGAGAAACGCTTCTAGACAAACTCAACTGCAAGCACTGGCACAAGTACCAGGAATTTATATACCGAGTTTGTATACAGTAGAGTATCAAGATTTAGATGGGGAAATTAGTTCTATTCAACCAATTTCTTCAGAAATTCCTGCCGTGGTGCAGAAGCAAACTTATCGTGGAAATACTCTCTCAGCCTCAACTGTGGTGACTGAAAAAGCGGCTTGGGAAAATATTTTCATGGTGGAAGTGGTGCGGAGTTGTCCAGAAATGTGCCGCTTTTGTTTAGCTAGTTATTTGACTTTACCTTTTAGAACAGCGAGTTTAGAAAGTTCTTTAATTCCGGCAATTGAAAAAGGGTTACAAGTAACAAATCGCTTGGGTTTATTGGGTGCTTCTGTTACACAACATCCAGAATTTGAAACTTTATTAGATTATATTAGTCAGCCAAAATATGATGATGTGCGCCTGAGTATTGCTTCAGTTAGAACTAATACGGTGACAGAACAGTTAGCGAAAACTTTGGCAAAACGAGACACGCGATCGCTTACCATAGCTGTAGAAAGTGGTTCGGAAAAATTACGCCAGATCATCAATAAAAAGCTACACAACGACGAAATCATCCAAGCAGCCATTAATGCGAAAGCTGGGGGCTTGACAGGCTTAAAACTCTACGGCATGGTAGGTATTCCAGGGGAAGAACCAGAAGATTTAGAAGCCACAGTTACCATGATGCGGAGTGTGAAAAAAGCCGCGCCAGGACTACGCCTCACCTTTGGTTGCAGTACGTTTGTACCGAAATCCCACACACCCTTTCAATGGTTTGGGGTAAATCGTCAAGCAGAGAAGCGGTTGCAGAGGTTACAGAAACAACTCAAACCCCAAGGTATAGATTTTCGCCCAGAAAGCTATAATTGGTCGATTATACAGGCTTTGATATCGAGGGGCGATCGCCGCATTTCTCAACTGCTGGAACTTACCCGCAACTTTGGCGACTCCTTGGGAAGCTACAAGCGCGCTTTTAAGGAACTCAAAGGTAAAATTCCCGATTTAGATTACTACGTCCATAATAATTGGTCACATCAGCAGATATTACCCTGGAGTCACTTGCAAGGGCCATTGCCACAGTCTACACTACTAAAGCATTTGGCAGAAGCGACTAGTCATAACAATTTTGGATTTTAG